A genomic window from Melanotaenia boesemani isolate fMelBoe1 chromosome 15, fMelBoe1.pri, whole genome shotgun sequence includes:
- the hmgb1a gene encoding high mobility group protein B1a has translation MGKDPTKPRGKMSSYAYFVQTCREEHKKKHPDASVNFAEFSKKCSERWKTMSAKEKGKFEDLARQDKARYEREMMSYVPARGGKKKKYKDPNAPKRPPSAFFIFCSEFRPKVKGECPGLSIGDVAKKLGEMWNSTSAEDKQPYEKKAAKLKEKYEKDIAAYRAKGKTGGGAPAKAPAKAEKKDDDDDDEDEDDDEEEDDDEEDDDE, from the exons ATGGGGAAAGATCCAACTAAACCCAGGGGGAAGATGTCCTCCTATGCGTATTTTGTCCAGACCTGCAGGGAGGAGCACAAGAAGAAGCACCCTGATGCTTCGGTGAACTTTGCCGAGTTCTCCAAGAAGTGCTCTGAGCGATGGAAG ACCATGTCTGCCAAGGAAAAGGGAAAATTTGAGGATCTGGCCAGGCAGGACAAGGCACGCTATGAGAGAGAGATGATGAGCTACGTTCCAGCAAGAGGAGGCAAGAAGAAGAAGTACAAGGACCCCAATGCCCCCAAGAGACCCCC ATCtgcttttttcatcttttgctCCGAGTTCCGCCCTAAGGTGAAAGGTGAGTGCCCAGGTCTGTCAATCGGAGATGTTGCCAAGAAGCTGGGTGAGATGTGGAACAGCACCTCTGCAGAGGACAAGCAGCCCTATGAGAAGAAGGCGGCTAAGCTGAAGGAGAAGTATGAGAAG GACATCGCAGCTTACCGCGCTAAGGGTAAAACTGGTGGCGGAGCCCCAGCAAAAGCTCCTGCCAAGGCGGAGAAGAAGGACGATGACGACGACGATGAGGACGAAGACGAcgatgaggaagaggatgatgatgaggaggatgatgatgagtaA